The segment GTCGTATCGCGGAGAGCTTCGAGCGTCGCGGGTTCCGCGTGGTGCCATTCGAAGAGACCGCGAACGTGTACGTGGTGAACACCTGCTCCGTCACGGCAGTGGCTTCCAGCAAGTCACGGCAGATGATGCGGCGGGCGAAACGCACCAACCCATCGGCGAAGCTAGTTGTGACCGGATGCGAGGCGCAGGCGGCAGCGCGGGCGGGCCGGCTGGTTCCAGAAGCCGATCTGGTGGTAGCGAATCCGGAGAAACTGGAGACCGTTACGCACTTCCTGCGGGCCTTTCCGGAGTTCGCCGGTCAGACTGCCGCTCCGTGCACGGATGCTGCAATTGCTCGGGTGCAGCGGCGTACGCGGGCGGTGGTGAAGGTGCAGGACGGTTGCAACATCTTTTGCTCCTACTGCTCGATCCCCTACACCCGCCCTGTGCTCGAGAGTCGGCCATGGCACGAGTTAGTAGACGAGGTGGAGGGATTGGTAGCGGAGGGGCATCGCGAGGTGGTACTGACTGGCGTGCTGATCGGCGATTACGGACCACTCACCGGGAGCGGCGGGCCGGATCTGACCGGACTGTGCGTTAAACTCGCGGACATTCGACGTTTGCAACGCATACGTATCAGCTCAATCGAGGTGACACAGGTCTCTGACGAGCTGATACGACTGATGCGTGAGGAACCCAAGATGTGTCCACACCTACACATCCCCCTGCAATCCGGCAGCGACCGGGTGCTGCTAGATATGGGACGACCTTACACGCGCGACGAGTATGTAGCACGGTGCTCGGAGGCGAAGGCTCGCGTGCGCGATCTGGCCATCACCACGGACATCATGGTGGGGTTTCCGACGGAGGACGAGGTTGCGTTGGGAGAGACCGTCGGCGTGGTAAAAACAGTGGGATACCTAGCTGCGCACGTATTCCGGTACTCCTCTCGTCCCGGCACACCCGCTGAGGAGCTGGGGGATCCAGTGCCGCATGAAGAGAAGATGAGACGGAGCAAGATGGTAGCGGATGTCACTGCGGACTCCGGCCGTGCCTACCGGACCGGGTTCATAGGGCGCGATCTGCGAGTGTTAGTCGAAAGCGCGCAGCGAGCAGTCGGTCTGCTGAAGGGGCACTCCGACAACTACCTCGAGTTGGAGTTTCCCGGGCCTGGCGAGCTGGTAGGTGATCTCGTCACGGTCCGAGTTCTCGCTGACGGAGCGCGAGGCATGACGGGGCAGATCGTGGAGACTGTGACACCACACAACGCAAGGAGGACGAATGGACGGCTGCATATTCTGTAAGATCGCATCGAAGGAGGCGCCTTCTCAATACGTGCACGAGACGGCGAACACGGTGGCATTTCGGGACCTGAACCCTGTCGCCCCTTCGCACATTCTGATCATCCCTCGACGGCATGTCGCGAACTTGGACGGAGCTACTGCGGAAGATGCCGGGCTGCTGGGCGAAATGCTGCTAGCGGCTGCCGCGATTGCACGTAGCGAGGGCTTCGCGGAGAGTGGGTATCGAGTCGTGTTGAACGTCGGACCCGATGGCGGGCAGACCGTCGGCCACCTGCACGCACACTTGCTCGCCGGACGGCGCCTCACCTGGCCACCTGGGTAGGATATCATATGTCACCGTGTTCGGTACGTGCGATGATCTCGTCTTGCAGGGCAGCGCTCAGGTCGCAGAAGTAGTCGCTGTAGCCCGCCACGCGCACGATTAGATCGCGATGCTTCTCGGGATCCCGCTTCGCTTCCCGCAGGGTCTCCGCAGTCACTACGTTGAACTGCACATGGTGGCCGTCCAGCCGGAAGTACGTGCGTACGAGGTGGCCAAGCCGCTCGATTCCATCGTCGCCCTCGAGCAGCCGTGGCGTGAACTTCATGTTGAGCAGCGTACCACCTGTGCGCAGGTGGTCCATCTTCGACGCGGACTTCAGCACGGCGGTCGGGCCGTGACGGTCCATGCCTTGCACGGGCGAGATGCCCTCAGAGAGCGGCTCCCCTGCCCTACGCCCGTCCGCCGTGGCACCGGTAACCGAACCGAAGTAGACATGACAGGTGGTGGGCAGCATGTTGATGCGATAGCAACCTCCTCGCGTGTTCGGTCGTCCGTTCACCGCATCATAGTAGGCATCGAAGGCGGCCACCATCAAGTCGTCCGCGCAGTCGTCGTCATTGCCGTACTTCGGGCTCTTGTTTACCAGCATCTGGCGCAGCGGCTCTTCGTCTGCGAAGTTCGATTGCATGGCTGCGAGCAGATTGACGAGGCGTACGGAACGTCTCTGAAATACATGGTGGCGTATGGCGGCAAGCGAGTCGGTAATGGTGCCGATTCCCACACCCTGTATGTAGCTCGTGTTGTATCGCGCGCCCCCGGCGTTATAGTCCTTCGCCTTCTCGATGCAATCGTCTATGATCACCGAGAGGAACGGAGCAGGCATGCGCTGCGCGTACAGCCGCTCGATCACGTTGCTACCGCGGACTTTTATGTCCACGAAGTGCCGCATCTGTGCTGTGAAGGCGGCGAACACCTGATCGAAGCTCGAGAAGTTGGCAGCGTCGCCAGTCTCGATGCCTAACCGCTTGCCAGTCCGTGGGTCTACCCCGTTGTTGAGTGCAATCTCGAGCACCTTGGGCAGGTTGAAGTAGCCTGTTAGGATGTACGCTTCTTTTCCGAACGCACCCGTCTCGACACAGCCACTCGTACCACCACACCGAGCATCTTCCAGGCTCTTACCCTGGCGTAGTAGCTCCTCCACTACCGCATCGGCATTGAAGAGCGATGGTTGACCCCATCCCTTCCTCACGATCCTCAGGGCACGGTGGAGGAAACGGTCGGGGTTCCGCTTGCTCAGCTGGATATTGGTGCTCGGCTGCAGCAAGCGCATCTCGTCCACTACGTCCAGCATCAGATAGGTGACATCGTTCACGCCGTCCGACCCGTCGGGCCGCAACCCACCGTGGCTGATGTTAGCGAAATCGGTGTATGTACCACTCTCGGCAGCGGTCACACCTACCTTGGGTGGTGCAGGCTGATTATTGAACTTGACCCATAGGCACTGCAGAAGCTCCTTTGCAGAATCCTCCGTCAGCGTCCCATCTTCGAGGCCGCGGCGGTAGAATGGGAGAAGGTGCTGATCGAGTCGGCCAGGGCTGAAAGAGTCCCACGTGTTCAGTTCGGTGATCACGCCGAGATGCACGAACCAGTACATCTGCAGCGCCTCGTGGAAGTCGCGAGGTGCATTCGCTGGCACATGCCGACAGACTTCGGCGATACGTAGCAGCTCGGCTTTCCGCGTGTCATCGCCTTCTAGTGCAGCCCGTCTCTCGGCCTCTTCGGCATGGCGCTCGGCAAAGCGTATCAGCGCATCGCAGCACACCGACATCGCACGTAGCTGCTCGTGCTTCTCGAAAGCTTCTGGGTCGGCGAGGAAGTCCAGCTGTTCGATGCGTGCCGCTATGCGCCGCTGGAAGTCACGTAGGCCGAAGCGATAGATCTTGTCATCGGCTACGGTGTGACCGGGAGCTCGTTGCTCCATGAACTCTGTGAAGATGCCGGCGCTGTACGCATCCTTCCACTCTGGCGTCATGGCATCGAAGATGGCTTCGCGCAGGCTCTTGCCCTTCCAGAACGGGATGATCGATATCTCGTAAGCCTTGCGCGTGTCCTCGTCCACGGCATAAGGGATCTTCTCTCGCGCGTCGAGTAGATCCAGGTCCTCTAGGGTATGGCAGCACAACTCGGGGTAGGTCGGGGTGGCCTTTGGCATGGGGCCTCGCTCCCCCACGATCAGCTCACCGGGTCCGAGATGGATTGTCTTGTGCTCCATGAGATGTCGAAAGGCTCGTGCCCGTAGCATCGGTGCAGACATCGCGCCCGCGTTGGCATAGAACTCGGTCATCAGCAGAGCACGCTCCGCCGAGATGCGCGGCTTGGCCCGAAGGCTTTCCTCCCTCAGCTTATCTACCCGTTGATTCATCCCCTACGCTCCTATCGAGACCTGAAGCCCGTGGCGCGCTACTAGGCTGCGCATCTTCTCCAAATCGTCTTGCGGTTGTGTCTCCATCGGGGGGAGGCGGTAGTCGTATCCGAGCCGCGCATGCTTGTCGGCAGCCATCTTGTGGAAAGGCAGCAGGCTGATCCGTTTCAGGCCAAGGGTCTGAACGAACTCGGCCATGGCCAGTAGATTCTCGTCGGTGTCCGTGATGCCCGGGATCAATGGGACCCGCACCACCACTGCCGCTTCCATCATTACCAGTTCCTTCAAGTTACCCAAGATGAGTTCGTTCGAAACCCCAGTGTAGTGCCGATGTCTCTCGGGGTCCATCAGCTTGAGATCGTAGAGGAACAAGTCGGTGTGCCGGGCGATCTCCCGGATCACCGGTGTCGGTGCGAATCCGGTCGTGTCCACCGCCGTATGCAGCTCTCGCGCTCGGCACGAAGCCAGTACACTCACAAGGAAGTTGGCTTGCAGCAGTGGCTCTCCACCAGAGAAGGTCACACCACCCCCCGACTCCTGGTAGAAATCCCTGTCCTTCTCTAGTTCGAGAAGCAACTCGTCCACCGTGTACACGCGCCCGACGATCTCGCGCGCCCCTGTGGGGCATGCCTCCACGCAGTCCCCACAAAGCACGCAGAGGAGGCGGTTCTCGACCCCTCCTGCCTTGCACGCGCGCAAGCAAGATCCACAGCGAATACAACGCCCCTCGTTGAACGCGATCTCTAGCTCGGGAGCCCGGCTCTCTGGGTTATGGCACCAAGGACATGCCAGAGGACATCCCTTCAGGAACACGGTGGTACGTATTCCCGGCCCGTCGTGGGTCGAGAAGCGCTGGATGTTGAACACGGTGCCTGAGATTTTCTTCACAGAATGCCAACGGGTGCCCAGAGAATCGGCCTCCTGCCGACCATTGTATCGCAGGAGCAAGGCACCATTCGGGTACCCAGTACACGTTTCCAGACGAGGACCCAGTGGGACTTCGCGAAATAGGCCACAAATGGGTAGAATCGGTCCAATCTTAGGAGGTTTGCCCTATGTCCGTTGACCAGACTGCGATTAAGGCGCTGCTCGAAGAGCATCGTACCTTCGTTCCCTCCCCCGAATTCGTGGCCCAGGCCAACGTTTCGGACCCCACGGTATATGACAGGGCCGAGGCCGATCCGGAGGGCTTCTGGGCCGACTTCGCCAAGGAGCTCCACTGGTACAAACCTTGGGATGCGGTGCTGGAGTGGAACCCGCCGCATGCGAAGTGGTTCGTCGGCGGCAAGCTGAACGCTTCGTACAACTGCCTCGAGCGCATTATCAACCAAGGAAAGGGGGACAAGATTGCGCTGTTGTTCGAGGGAGAGCCCGGTGATACGCGCGCTCTGACCTACAACGATCTGCTGAAGCAGACCAACAAACTCGCCAACACGCTGAAGTCCATGGGGGTCCAGAAGGGCGATCGGGTGTGCATCTACATGCCGATGATCCCAGAGCTCGTGATCTCTCTTCTCGCCTGTGCCCGGATCGGTGCTCCGCATTCGGTGGTGTTCGGTGGGTTCAGTGCCCAGAGCCTCGTGGACCGTATCACGGACGCCGACGCGCACTACGTGATCACAGCTGATGGAGGCTATCGCCGAGGAAAGGTCGTTCACCTGAAAGAGGCCGTGGACGAGGCGCTGAAGGAGTGCCCGAACGTGAAGGCCACGCTGGTGTACGAGCGAATCGGCAAGCCGGACATCTGCCCTGTGAACATGGTGGAAGGTCGGGACCACTGGTGGCAGACCCTTATGGCTCAGGCATCCGACGTGTGCGAGCCCGAGCCGATGGATGCGGAGGACGTCCTCTACATCCTGTACACGAGTGGTTCGACCGGAAAGCCGAAGGGAATCGTCCATACTACTGGTGGCTATCTGGTTGGGGCCTATGCCACCGCCAAGTGGACCTTCGACCTGAAGGACAGCGACATCTACTGGTGCACGGCGGACATCGGATGGGTCACCGGACACACCTACATCGTGTACGGCACGATGGCCAACGGCGTGACTCAGGTGCTGTACGAAGGCGCACCGGACTGGCCTGAGCGAGACCGCTTCTGGGAGATCATCGAGAAGTACAAGGTCACCATCATGTACACCGCTCCCACCGCGATCCGGGCTTTCATGAAATGGGGAGACGACCTGCCCGCCAAGCACGACCTGTCGTCGCTCCGGCTGCTCGGCACGGTCGGCGAGCCCATCAACCCGGAGGCGTGGATGTGGTACTACGAACACATCGGCGGCTCGCGAGTGCCTATCGTCGATACCTGGTGGCAGACGGAGACGGGGCATCTGCTCATCACCCCACTTCCTGGCATCACTGCCACGAAGCCCGGCTCGGCATGCCGAGCGTTTCCTGGAATCGGCGTGGACGTGATTGACGAAGTCGGCAATAGCGTGCCCAACGGCAGCGCCGGGTACCTGATCCTGACCCGCCCGTGGCCCGGCATGCTCCGCACCATCCACAACGATCCGGATCGCTACGTGCGGCAGTACTGGTCGCAGTACCCGGGTCGCTACTTCACCGGTGATGGTGCAAAGAAGGACAAGGACGGCTACTTGTGGTTGCTCGGCCGTGTGGACGACGTCATGAACGTCGCCGGCCACCGACTAAGCACCATGGAGATTGAATCCGCTTTGGTGGACCACCCGGCTGTCGCGGAAGCCGCAGTCATCGGCAAGGACGATCCGCTGAAGGGCCAGGCCGTCGCCGCGTTCGTGATCCTGAAGCAGGGTCACGAGCGCTCGGACGGGCTGATCTCCGAGCTGAAGAAGCATGTGGGCACGAAAATCGGTCCAATTGCGCGGCCGGACGACATCATCGTGACCGCCGAACTTCCGAAAACCCGATCGGGCAAGATCATGCGACGCTTGCTGCGCGACGTTGCCGAGGGGCGTGCACTGGGTGACACTACCACGCTGGCGGACCCTGCGGTGGTCGCGGCTCTGAAACAGAAGTACTCGGACGAGGGGTAGTTCTCCGCTTCGTGACGTAGGTTAGGTCGGGGCAGCCCTCCGGGCTGCCCCGATTGCTTCGTCGATCACCACCAGGGGGAACCGATTCTCGCGCTGCAAGCCGCATCGGCTTCCAAAGGGACCGGCCATTAGCGGCCTTAACCCAGGCAGCCTCACCTCATGCCGGGGCCGAACCCGCTCGCGCCTCAGTGCCGCTACCCAGATCCGACTGCACGGAAGAAGCGGCCAAGCCGCACCATCGCCACGAATATCGCGACAACCTGGAGGGCGTATTCCATGCTCACGGCTACCACGACCCAAGCAGCAATTCCCATACTGCTTCTGACAATATCGTGCCCGGCAGGCAGTAGCCGGAAGGCCGGGGCGGGCTTGGGTAGAATCGCACAATCCAAGAACCGGGGGGTTGTGGGGACATGCCGCCTCCAGTCAAAGTGCCTTTGCCCACGTTAGAGCGTCTGGCTACGTACCTGCGCTTGCTGTACGAGCTAGAGCAACAGAACGTACCGACCATCTCGTCTGCGGATGTGGAACTGCACACTGGGATTGCCGCGCCGCAGTTCCGCAAGGACCTTTCTTACTTTGGGGACTTCGGCAAGCCGGGCGTCGGATACGACGTCGCTACACTGCTTGCCTCGATTGCGCGCATTCTGAAGGTGGACCGTGCACGGCGCATCCTGTTGATCGGAACGGGAAACCTGGGCGCTGCACTCATCGGGTATCCCGGCATGAGCGAGCACAACTTCCACATCGCGGCGGCCTTCGACAACAATCCGGCCAAGGTGGGGCAGCACTTCAGCAACCTGCACGTGCGGGACATCAGCACGCTCGCGCACGCGAACCGCGAGATTGGCGCGAAGATGGCCATTCTGGCCGTGCCTGCCAACGCCGCGCAGGAAGTGGCGGATGCGTGCGTCGCCGCAGGCATCGAAGTGATGTTGAACTTCGCACCCACCCATATCCGGGTGCCCAGCCACGTGCACGTGCGCAACGTCTCTTTTCTTCAGGAGCTTGCCGTGCTCTCGTACAACCTGGACGATCGCGGAGTCGAGACCTAGAGGATGCCTACGGGGCCGAGCGACACCGAGCAGTTCGACTTCCTGGTCGTAGGCAGCGGAATCGCCGGCCTGACCTTTGCGCTCAAAGCGATCGGCTGTGGGAGCGTGTGCGTGGTCACGAAACAGGACCTGCCCGAGTCCAACACCGCGTACGCGCAAGGGGGGATCGCCGCGTCGGTCGGAGAGATGGACTCGTGGTCACTGCACGAGCAAGATACCCTCACCGCAGGTGCCGGCCTCTGCGACCCGGACGCCGTTCGGCTCGTGGTCCGGGAAGCGCCGAGGTTGGTCCACTGGCTGATAGATATCGGCGCGCAGTTCGACCGTTCCCCCGGGCCCGACGGCCTGCCGCAACTGGCGCTCGGGCGCGAAGGGGGGCACAGCCGAAACCGGATTTTGCACTCGGCAGACCGTACCGGGTGGGAGATCATGCGCGCCTTGGCCGAAGCCACCCGGTCGGAGCCAGGCATCGAGGTACGGGAGTATTGCTCGGCAGTGAGGCTTGCTGTCCGCGACGGCGAATGCTTGGGCG is part of the Fimbriimonadia bacterium genome and harbors:
- a CDS encoding glycyl radical protein yields the protein MNQRVDKLREESLRAKPRISAERALLMTEFYANAGAMSAPMLRARAFRHLMEHKTIHLGPGELIVGERGPMPKATPTYPELCCHTLEDLDLLDAREKIPYAVDEDTRKAYEISIIPFWKGKSLREAIFDAMTPEWKDAYSAGIFTEFMEQRAPGHTVADDKIYRFGLRDFQRRIAARIEQLDFLADPEAFEKHEQLRAMSVCCDALIRFAERHAEEAERRAALEGDDTRKAELLRIAEVCRHVPANAPRDFHEALQMYWFVHLGVITELNTWDSFSPGRLDQHLLPFYRRGLEDGTLTEDSAKELLQCLWVKFNNQPAPPKVGVTAAESGTYTDFANISHGGLRPDGSDGVNDVTYLMLDVVDEMRLLQPSTNIQLSKRNPDRFLHRALRIVRKGWGQPSLFNADAVVEELLRQGKSLEDARCGGTSGCVETGAFGKEAYILTGYFNLPKVLEIALNNGVDPRTGKRLGIETGDAANFSSFDQVFAAFTAQMRHFVDIKVRGSNVIERLYAQRMPAPFLSVIIDDCIEKAKDYNAGGARYNTSYIQGVGIGTITDSLAAIRHHVFQRRSVRLVNLLAAMQSNFADEEPLRQMLVNKSPKYGNDDDCADDLMVAAFDAYYDAVNGRPNTRGGCYRINMLPTTCHVYFGSVTGATADGRRAGEPLSEGISPVQGMDRHGPTAVLKSASKMDHLRTGGTLLNMKFTPRLLEGDDGIERLGHLVRTYFRLDGHHVQFNVVTAETLREAKRDPEKHRDLIVRVAGYSDYFCDLSAALQDEIIARTEHGDI
- a CDS encoding histidine triad nucleotide-binding protein — encoded protein: MDGCIFCKIASKEAPSQYVHETANTVAFRDLNPVAPSHILIIPRRHVANLDGATAEDAGLLGEMLLAAAAIARSEGFAESGYRVVLNVGPDGGQTVGHLHAHLLAGRRLTWPPG
- a CDS encoding glycyl-radical enzyme activating protein codes for the protein MGTRWHSVKKISGTVFNIQRFSTHDGPGIRTTVFLKGCPLACPWCHNPESRAPELEIAFNEGRCIRCGSCLRACKAGGVENRLLCVLCGDCVEACPTGAREIVGRVYTVDELLLELEKDRDFYQESGGGVTFSGGEPLLQANFLVSVLASCRARELHTAVDTTGFAPTPVIREIARHTDLFLYDLKLMDPERHRHYTGVSNELILGNLKELVMMEAAVVVRVPLIPGITDTDENLLAMAEFVQTLGLKRISLLPFHKMAADKHARLGYDYRLPPMETQPQDDLEKMRSLVARHGLQVSIGA
- a CDS encoding redox-sensing transcriptional repressor Rex gives rise to the protein MPPPVKVPLPTLERLATYLRLLYELEQQNVPTISSADVELHTGIAAPQFRKDLSYFGDFGKPGVGYDVATLLASIARILKVDRARRILLIGTGNLGAALIGYPGMSEHNFHIAAAFDNNPAKVGQHFSNLHVRDISTLAHANREIGAKMAILAVPANAAQEVADACVAAGIEVMLNFAPTHIRVPSHVHVRNVSFLQELAVLSYNLDDRGVET
- the mtaB gene encoding tRNA (N(6)-L-threonylcarbamoyladenosine(37)-C(2))-methylthiotransferase MtaB, translated to MLTVAFTTLGCKVNQYETRRIAESFERRGFRVVPFEETANVYVVNTCSVTAVASSKSRQMMRRAKRTNPSAKLVVTGCEAQAAARAGRLVPEADLVVANPEKLETVTHFLRAFPEFAGQTAAPCTDAAIARVQRRTRAVVKVQDGCNIFCSYCSIPYTRPVLESRPWHELVDEVEGLVAEGHREVVLTGVLIGDYGPLTGSGGPDLTGLCVKLADIRRLQRIRISSIEVTQVSDELIRLMREEPKMCPHLHIPLQSGSDRVLLDMGRPYTRDEYVARCSEAKARVRDLAITTDIMVGFPTEDEVALGETVGVVKTVGYLAAHVFRYSSRPGTPAEELGDPVPHEEKMRRSKMVADVTADSGRAYRTGFIGRDLRVLVESAQRAVGLLKGHSDNYLELEFPGPGELVGDLVTVRVLADGARGMTGQIVETVTPHNARRTNGRLHIL
- the acs gene encoding acetate--CoA ligase, translated to MSVDQTAIKALLEEHRTFVPSPEFVAQANVSDPTVYDRAEADPEGFWADFAKELHWYKPWDAVLEWNPPHAKWFVGGKLNASYNCLERIINQGKGDKIALLFEGEPGDTRALTYNDLLKQTNKLANTLKSMGVQKGDRVCIYMPMIPELVISLLACARIGAPHSVVFGGFSAQSLVDRITDADAHYVITADGGYRRGKVVHLKEAVDEALKECPNVKATLVYERIGKPDICPVNMVEGRDHWWQTLMAQASDVCEPEPMDAEDVLYILYTSGSTGKPKGIVHTTGGYLVGAYATAKWTFDLKDSDIYWCTADIGWVTGHTYIVYGTMANGVTQVLYEGAPDWPERDRFWEIIEKYKVTIMYTAPTAIRAFMKWGDDLPAKHDLSSLRLLGTVGEPINPEAWMWYYEHIGGSRVPIVDTWWQTETGHLLITPLPGITATKPGSACRAFPGIGVDVIDEVGNSVPNGSAGYLILTRPWPGMLRTIHNDPDRYVRQYWSQYPGRYFTGDGAKKDKDGYLWLLGRVDDVMNVAGHRLSTMEIESALVDHPAVAEAAVIGKDDPLKGQAVAAFVILKQGHERSDGLISELKKHVGTKIGPIARPDDIIVTAELPKTRSGKIMRRLLRDVAEGRALGDTTTLADPAVVAALKQKYSDEG